The Providencia rettgeri genome includes a window with the following:
- the smvA_2 gene encoding Methyl viologen resistance protein SmvA → MLTDYKRWIVLLLVSSVLFLIVIDVTVLYTALPKLTHDLGATSSEKLWIMNAYPLVVAGLLPAAGMLSDKVGHKQMFLLGLPLFGLASLCAAFSPTATSLILSRAF, encoded by the coding sequence ATGTTAACCGATTATAAGCGCTGGATAGTGCTTCTATTAGTTTCAAGTGTACTGTTTCTTATCGTTATTGATGTCACTGTACTGTATACCGCGTTACCTAAATTAACCCATGATTTAGGCGCTACGTCATCTGAAAAACTGTGGATAATGAATGCTTACCCACTGGTGGTCGCTGGGTTATTACCTGCTGCAGGGATGCTAAGTGATAAAGTCGGTCACAAGCAAATGTTTTTATTGGGGCTACCGTTATTTGGTTTAGCCTCGTTGTGTGCTGCTTTTTCACCAACAGCAACAAGTTTGATTTTGTCTCGTGCTTTTTAG